Below is a window of Nostoc sp. KVJ3 DNA.
TTGGAGACAATTGCGGAGTTTGGCGGGGTCAACAAAAGAATGCTAGCCCTCAATTAGTTCCGGTATTGTGTCCCCTTGCGGGGTAATTAGTTAGGCATTTCTAGAATTTAATGAATATTTCAGGCAGGAAAACATTTACCAAATGCCTGAAGTAGTTTAAGAGAACCACTAACCCGAATTTTACACCGCAGCAATGCCCAAATTAGGTTTTGTTCCTTGCCAAGAAAACCCAGCCAAGTTTTGCTATCTGCCGTGACAGAAATATCTGCTTTCCCAAGATGTCCTTCTTGAACTCGTACCATTTTATTTTGAATCGTCACTGTTGCACGACGAGACTCAGAACCAGTGAATGTGAAATGGTAAATTGCACTCAATCCCTCCGACCGATTGCGTTGAAATAACAATGGTAATCCAAAGAGAAATCCTTGAATCGATTGAGGACGAATGCCACTGCTCACAAGCTTCACCGTTTTATTGGGAAAATGTTTGGCAACATAGTTTTCGGCATCCGATCCCGGCACCACATAGATGGTTTCGGTTTTGTCCTGCAATGGCTTGACCACATCTTTAATAAATGCTTTGCGATCGCTCAAGAATGGGGCAATTACATCCTCTCCCGCCGGACATGCCGCAATACAGTAGGCTGCTTTGTAGTTCGGCTTGAAAGACAAGCTTTGCCACATTGAGGCTGATTCAGAAGCAGTGACTTTTTTTCGATAATCACTAGCACTTTTGCTGTCAGCGATCGTCTCTGTCCAATCTGTGAATCCGCCCATGAACTCGCGGTAATTATGAGTGTAACAAGCTGAAAAGCTAAAACTACCATCAGCCCCGATTGCGCCTACAGGACAAGCCGCAACACACAATTTACACTCAATGCAGGGATTGTAATCGATCGGGTGGGCGTACTCCGTTACTTCTGTATCGATTAAAACTGTACCGAGGGCAATGAAATTACCAAACTTGGGATGAATCACATTTCGATGAATTCCTATGTGTCCTAATCCTGCTTCAACAGCCACAGGTTTATGAGATATAACCCAGGCTTTTTTGTCTGGATAACGATCCATTTCCATTGGGAATGCCACTGACGGATTCAAGGCTCGGACACCAATTTGCGCGAATGCTTTGACGAGGTTTCGAGCTACTTCATCTGCATGGTCGTAATTGGCATGAAATTCCAGATTAGCGATTGATCGTGCTGGAGTGCGAACGTTTTCCCGATTCATGCAGCAGACAAAGCTAATCAATGTTTTGGTGGGTGGAAATACTGTCAGAATTTCGGCATGTTGGTCGGCGATCGCGGGTCGATAAATTTCCACAAATCCTACATCATCAGCACCCGCATCCAAACAAAGTGTTCGGAGTGAATCAGAATTCAAAGCGACTGTGCTTGTTTTTGGGTTGTTTGTAGACTGCTCACGCCACCATCTCACGGTAGGATGGTTATCAAATTTAGCCATAAAAGCCTCTAGCGTTGATAACTATAAATCTGTATAGATTTTGGATTTTGGCTAACTCATAGTTTTTATATCAAGCAGTAGCAATTGCAATGTTTGACATTTTTGTTGTCCAAAAAATCGCATTACTACAGTTCAAGATTGAAGTTGCTGCATCAGACCTGCCGCAATACTTCTCGGTTAAGAATTAAGCGGTATTGAGAATAGAAAAGGTGAGTGGTTGAAATTTAGTTCCCATTGCTCTGTGGATTGGTTTTCTAGATGGGAACTTTGAGCGAGGTTTTTTAACTACTCTGGGGTTAGATATGCTTTGTCTTGGAGGAATTTTTTGCTCCAAAATTTCAATAATTAGCTTGGAGAAAAAAAGGGGAGTTGCTCGTTACTGGCATCCTGAAAATCAGAAATAGCCCGTCGAATAACTTTGAGAGTACCAGTAAAACCTAAGCGCAATGGAGATATTCCAGCGTGAGTTGCTGCTTGAAACATCAAAGTGCGAACTGCATAATGTCCTAAAAGCCAGCCGTAGATTTCTTGAACAACTTCACGGGGTTTAAGAGAGCGAATTGGAGTTTTGCGCCCATTGAGATGAGTTTTCAACTCATCAATAGTATTTTCGATTTCCCAACGTTGATGATATTCGTTAGCTAATAATAAAGCTGGAAACACAGCAATATCCATCAAACTGGTAATTAAGCGATAAGTTTTTTGTCCATCATCAGAGTCGATAGTGTATTCTATGACCCGAACCTGAATCTGTGTCCCACCTTTGTTTTTGGATTTGCGATCTGGAGCAATCCACGACAGATATGAGCCATCTTCTAAAACTTTTTCTACTGGAAATTTAACATTCTTCGGAACTCGTCCAAGATATTGGCATCCACGATTTTTAGTAGCATGAACCATCCGATAAGAATGTAACCCTCTGTCCCACATTAGTAGCATCCCTTGACCACAGCTTCGTAGTAGTTTTAAAGCTCGCACTCTCTCACCGATACGATAGGGACACATTAAGGCATCAACAATCAGATGAGTTCCCGCCTCCACTAACAATACCAAACGTACCTTCGGGAAAGCAGCCCTAGTAGTCTACCAAGCCAACTTTGCTAAGTTAAATCCGGGTATAAACGCTGCATTTTTCGACGAGCATCTTTGGTTTGGAAACCCCAATAGACACTGGCTTTTTGTTGATTACGTTGTTTCTCCCAAGCAGCAATCTCAGAAGTTAATGTTTCTGCATTAGGAATACGCCGTTCTAAACATTGGCGAGATAAAACAGATAATTCAATTTCTACTTGATTTAACCAAGAAGCGTGTTTAGGAGTATAGTGAAACTCTAATTTTTGAATAATTCGACGTGCTTCTTCTGGTGGAAAAACTTCATATAACGCGCTGGGAGTATGAATATTTAGGTTATCAACTACTAAACGAATAATATCAGCATCTTGATAATCAATATCTACTAACTTTTTCATTTGAAGAGCAAAATCGGCTTTAGTTCGACGTTCTGTAACTTCGATATGCCGCCATCCAGCCAAGGGTTGAAAACATGCAAATAAATTGACTGTCCCGTTACGCTTATACTCGAAATCATAACGTTCAGGCTGCTCCGGCTCTGGTGGTAAAGGAAGTCTTACTTCTTCTACTAATTGGTAGGGACGTTCATCAAAGCAGACTACAGGGCGTTTAGGATCATAAGGCTCATTATATAAATCCAACACATCCTCCATTCTGAATACATACTCTGCGTTAACTTCGGGAATACACCACTGTTCTTTTAACCACGGTTTAATTTCGTTTTTTTTAGAGTTTGACGTATTGTTTCGTCGGAAATTGAATCTATTATCCCAAGGTTTACTAAGTGATCCGCTAATAATTGCATTGTCCAACGCACTCTCCCTTCTGGCGGCTTAGAACAAGCCGTTGCAATCAAAAATGCTTCTTGCTTTTCATCTAATTTTTTAGGTTTTGGTGGATGAACTTCATCCTTTAAAGCAAAATCTAACCCACCAATGACAAATTTTTCTCGTATTCGTTGCACTGTTGCAACATGCGCTCTAACTATGCTAGCGATCGCTTGATCCCTTTCTCTATCAGTTGCCATCAGAAGAATGTTTGCACGGGTTATAGTTCTTGCTTTGTGCTTACCTTTTTTAATTATTGCCTGTAGCTGAGAAACTTCATCTTCATTCAAGTCAACAATGTACTTTTTGGCCATACCACACCCCGTTTTTGGTTATTTTACCAATTAGAGGTTTTACTTAGCAAAGTTACCTTGGCAGACTACTAGTTCCCTTTCTACTCCCTGGATATCCAAATACTCTGGCATTGGCAGTACTATCTGGCACATCCAAAACCGTACCGTCTACTGCCATGACTCGCAGTCCTCCTAAAAATGCCCCTGGCGTTTGTGGTGTCCCTAATGGCCGGACTATTTTTTCAAATAGCTGGCTCATTACCCGACATCCTAATCTCTGCCTCGCTTCGCTGATTGAAGAACTACTTGGTGCTTTCCAATACTGTCCCAATCTTGTCCATTGCCTATTTAATCCCTGAACTAAATTCTTCAAGACGGTTCCCATTGAATCCGATGCCCACAAACTCATCGCTATTACTAAACAAACTGTCAGTTGCGATGGCAATTTTCGCTTACGTTCTTCAACACTGCCTGTCTGCGCCAAACTTTGTACAATTTTCTCCGGCGAAATCACCGTTTCTATTGCTCTCAATATCAACTCTGCTTCAACTGTTGGAGCGATGAAAGAGAAATCTTTTAGCTGCACTAGTCTTTGCGATCGCTATTTCAGGACAACAATTGTCACTTTACAACAATTTTAACCTTAACCGAGAAGTATTGAGACCTGCCGCATCAGAAACAGACCAATGCTCGGCGATCTTGCCATCTTGAACACGATCAATTCTGATCACTGATGTTGAGATGGTTTTGCCTGTTGGTAGAATGCGCCACTGTGTCTGCCTTTGCTTACGATATATGTAACAACCCGATTCCCTTCCGCAACCTGCTGCATGATTTCAATCTGGATGTCGGGGAAAGCAGAGAAAAAATCATCAAAGAACGAATCGTGATAAACCCTAAGCGCGTCAAGTCCTCGATTTTCTGATCCTGGCATTGCGTGATTGATACAATCTTCTGTCCAAAAGTCTTTCAAAGCAGCAAGGTTTCGACCTTTCCAAACTACTTGAATAAAGTTCTGGATAATCTGCTTGTTTTTATTAATGTCGCTCATCAGCTTTTCTCCATAGAGTAATTTTCAATTGGTTTTAATAGGTACTTTATAAGAAGGGGAAGGGGGGAATGGCACTAAGAAAAGGGAAAATCGTTGAGGCAGCTCTTGTGCAGAGGAGCGGAGGAGCAGGGGAGAAAGAAGAAGTTTTAAGCATTGCGTTCGGATATTTAGAAATTCCCCTCTGCCCCCCTGCTACTCTGCAATCCTTACGCTGCATACCTTTCAGCTTAACTTAGTGCCATTCGGTTCAGAGCTAAATAGGCATCACTTTTAATGCCTCCTTCTGGCGGTGGCACAATTTCAATGTTTAGACCTTTGCGATAGATGGACAACCGCACGCGGGCGGCAAAGGGTGAAATAGGAACACTATAAAGTTTCATGTGCCTCACTTTCAATGATTGGGTTGATGGAGCTGGAAATCCAATCGTTTGAATCGTGAAATTGCCCTTCGAGATCGGCGATTCGTAGTTCGAGACTTTCGATGCGATCACTCAGAATGTCCGTCTCTCTGAAATCCATCGCTGACTCGAACGCGATGATCCAAGCCCTGAACTTCTGCCACCATGTCATCGGCGCTACGTCCGCAATCGTTTTCATGTTACTGACTCCTTGACACGAGGTGCCGATGATTTCTTTGAATGCTTATCATCAACTGCCAACATAGAGAAATTAAGTGCATATACACTTTTTGGAGCAAAATTTTAGACTTAACGCAAGAGTGCTGTTGCTTCCACTAAATGCGCCAACAAAGTGTTCCATCGTTGCTGTCCAAGTGCTGTCTCAACCATGCTTTGAGCCTGTTTCCACAATGGTAAAGCTTTCGCTAAGACAGCTTCTCCGGCTTCGGTCAAGGCAATGATACGAGTTCGCTGGTCTTGCCCAGGTTCGGATTTTAACCATCCTTCGCGTTCAAGGGGCTTGAGATTCCTGGTTAAGGTCGTGCGATCCATCACTAACATCTTGGCTAACTCGTTGACCGTGGCTGATTTTGCGATCGCTACAGCAGCCAGAATGGTGAACTGAGTCACTAGCAATCCGCTTGGCCTGAGTACTTCGTCAAAGTGTTGTGTCATAACACGAGAAGCCTTTCGGAGATTGAAACAGGCGCACGCCCAAGCCACTTGACCTAAAAGATCAGTGTTGATTGGATTAATGTGTTTATCCATAGGGTAAGTGTATATGCACTTATTTTTGATGTCAAGTGCCGGCTAAAAACATTGTCTTACCAATTAGATTATTTGAAGTAGTAATCGCCTTACACTTTCAGGATTAAACTCACGAAAATCTCTAATACTAATTTTGTACAATTGCTCCCAAAGTGCCATTGACGGCACGTAAATAATCATCTGGCGATAGCAGAAGCAACATACCTCGCATTCCACCAGAAACAGTAATCTGCTCAAATAGAGTTGCAGTTTCATCAAGGTAAACGGGATAGTCTTTTTTGCTAGCTAAAGCTGTCACACCGCCACGGATGTATCCTGTTAGTGGCTGGACTTCCTTCAGGGCAACTGTCTCAACCTTGCGGTTTCCCGAAATTCGCGCCAAGGCTTTTAAATCTAAGTGAGCATTTCCTGGCACAACAGCAAAATAGATACCTGTTGTGTCACCTCTGACTACTAGAGTCTTAAAAACTTGCTCTGGCGGAAGACCAACTTTGTGTGCTGTACTTTCAGCAGCCAGATCGTCAGGGTTAACTTCATAGCTCAGGATTTGGTAGGAAATACCTAGTTTATCCAGTAGTCGAGCGGCATTGGTTTTCATCAACCTTTCGTTATTTTAAGCTTTAATATCTTAGTTTCTCAAGCTTGTAAAAATATATCCTTGCTTTATAGAAATTCTCTATTCAATAGCAACAGGATAATAAAACTTATTTTTAATGACTTGCAAACCTAAATTTTCTACCTAGATAAAATAGCTAGCTCCTACAATGAAATTATCCCAAGGAAATTCCGCTAAATTTTTGAAATAGTTTAGTAGCATAGGAGTCAGTCATACCAGATATATAGTCTGTAATTTTCAGAATTTTTTCGTAGCTATCATCCTCCAAATTTAGATGATATTCTTTCGGAAGCATTTGATAAACTAATTTGGACTTATTGTTATTATTGAAGATGGTGTTAGCAAACTCAGTAAATAACTTGGCTAAAACTTCGTATCCAGCAACTTGGATACTAACTACATCCTGATGCTGAAAAACAGTATCACTAGTTTGTTTTCCAATTTCTTTTAGATGCTCTGCATAATCACTTAAAGATAATAAACCTTCTTCAAATTCTCCTGAAAGAATTTTTACTTCATGATCTAAAAAAATTTTAGTTGCTTCTCTTATAAGTTTATCAATAGCTTTAGCACGCAATCGTTTAACTTTTTCATCCTTGCTATCATCATCTTTTTGAATATCAATATCTGCAATCTTATTAAGCAAGTCTTTAGCTTGCTCAAATGATATATAACCCATACGATGTCCATCTTCTACATCAACAATTGAGTAACAAATGTCATCTGCTGCTTCAACCAAAAAAGCAAGTGGATGTCTACACGGGGTACAGCCGGGATACGTGCAAAATGGGACACGTTGTAAAGTTATGTAAACAAAAACTCTACAACCCTTGCCAGAACTACCTTCATAATTTCTCAAGCCAAAACTAAGAGCTTGTCATCATCCAACAAATTCGGTACAGTCTCCATATCAATCAAGTAATCGCCGAAACGCTTGATATGACTCGTCATATAAGGACTCAACGCCGCCACATCTTCACGAGTAATCAAATAACCAGCTTTCAGGAAATCACGCAAAACCTCAGTCAAATCTACAACATTGTGGAAGATCACAGCATTAGCAACCAAATCATTATATTTAACAATCTTCTCCTGCTCAATTGGGTCATTATTAGCAATAACTCCAAAACCACCGAAGAAAAACCACTTTGAGAAACCGTTATAAGACTCAACAATATTCGTTGCCGCAGTAATCTGTTGTCGTAACTTCATATCCGAAATATATTGCAACAGAAATACCGTCCTGATTACCCGTCCTAACTCCTGAAAAGCTTGGTATAATCTGTTTTTACGACTATAGTTTCCCAGTTTTCGTAACAGCACCGCACTCGAAATCTTGCCAGTTTGAATCGACAGCACAACCTGTAAAATATCTTGCCAATGGGTTTGAATTTTCTCCCAATCAATCGCATCCTTGAACAAAGAATCAATATGCTTGTAAACCGTATCATTATCTGGGCGGAAGAAATTTAAATCTTTCCAATTCCGAATCCGGGGCATTAACTTAATCCCCAACATATGTGATAATGCAAACACAGGCGTTGATTGCCCTTGAGTATCTGCGTGAATCGTATGAGGCTGAATATCAGAAAGATTTTTTAACAAACCCTCAATAATATAAACAGCCTCCCAGGTTCCGCAGGAAATAAAATGACTAAATAGCGCCACATAGGTATCAGAAACATGGTGGTAAGCAATGCCTCCGTAGCCACCATAGCGGATATGATACTCAGAGAGTAAATTTTCTTCGTAGAGTTCGTACTTAGTCCCATCAGCCGCCGCAGTTGTCCCATCACCCCAAATGCTCGGAAGCTTTAAAACATTGTAGCGATTAATAATATCCACAAGGGCTGCATTCAATTTATCCACACTCACATGACGCCGATTAACAAACGATATTTCCTTACTTGTGACAATACCCCGCATGTGTCTTGCAGCTTGAGTCGGCCCCAAATTACAACCATAGGTGAAACTAGTCAACAAATAACGTTCTGTCGCCCGTTCTAATTTCGGATCGCTGCCGCTCATCGGCCCAAAATGGCGTGTAAAATTAGTCCAATAATCGACATTCCGCAGAATATCAATCAAATTACGTTCACCAAACCTTTGTTCCACAGCCTCAAGTAAAGTCTTAGCTGATGGACTCAAATCATGACGTGGAGATTTTTTTAATACAGGTTCACCCAAATCATTAATCACAAGTTGACGATTATCTGGATAACCAGCATCCACTTTAAAAGCCGTATCAGTCAACAAAGACTTGAGTTCGTAAACATTACCAACCGCATCACTAGCAAAACCCAAATCTCCACAATACTGGTCAATCAGTGGTAAACATTCTGACCAAGGCAACAACTGTTCTCGGTGGTCAGCGTAATTCTCACTTCCCTTGACGCAAATATCCCCCGACCTCAATTCAGCCATTAAGTAAGAAAAAACACAAACTTCCAGATGGCGACGCACAATTTTAGTTTTGTTTCCTTGTTCGACGAATAAAAGTTTCTGCCATTGAGGAGAAGCAAAATCTAAATCAATAGTATTATTGAAGAATTGACCCCGCCGTGACTGATTTTCTAAAATAAAATTTAATGCCTCAACTACACTTTGTTCGTTGGTAGTGGATGAAAACTTCAAAGCACCTAGCAACCGAAAGAAAGTACTGCGATGACTTTTATAAAATTGCCACAATAGGGGAAAATAATTATTTCCCTTATAGGCATTTATCGCCTCACATTCAGTTAATAGTTGTTCAGCACCACCGGATGGAATGAGTACTTGATTAACTCGCTCGACCGGATCGACAGTCTGAACTTCTGGCGGTTCATCAACCAATACTTGTAGAACATTAGTGAAAACCCCCAGTAACTTCTCAACCGTTGATTGATATCTTTGTTTGATAAGTTCTAATTCTCTTTTGGCATGATTATGAATTAACTGCATTTTTTTGAGAAACATCTCGACCAAATTATCTCGCGTCATCACGCTTGCCGAGTAAATCAGGCATAATATTAGAGTAATTCGTTTTGGCAAATTAAACTCTTTGATTTCACTCGCATCTAATACTCTCGCTTCAGCAGCAAAGTGTTGAATCTTAGCTGCTGTCATATCAGCAAGGAGTGGTTTAATATCTCCCAAAGAATCAAGCCAGATTGAATGTACAATTAAATCATTGAGATGATTGCGGGTTGGGCGTTTAGGAAGTTGCTTGAGATTATTGTAAAGACTTCTATATTCGACTGGATGATTATCTAAAAGGTCGAGTAGACGTTGTTGATAATCATTACTTAGGCGACTAAGTACCAAATTGAATAGGTTTTGATTGACTACATTCCTAACTCGGCGTACTAATCTATTTAATGTGTTAAATCCTGGTAATTCATATCTATTTTTAATTAGTTCGGCAATTGCCACATTCATTAAATCAGCAGGATTATCCATCACCTGGGCTGATTCATTCACCGCAGATACCGCTAAATGCAGCGCAGTCTGATTAAAAGATTTAACTTGAAGATATTCGCGGATAGCTGTTCGATGTCGGTACATTGTTTTGTTATTTTCATAACCTAAAACAATATCAAGAGCAAATTTTAAATGACTGCGAATATGGTTAATAATTTTCAGTGGGATATCTGCAATCGATGGAAAGTAACCCAGTCTTTGGAATGATTTTAAAATGACGAGCAGACTCAAAATATTACTTTCACCTTTCGTCGTATTGTAAGCGAAAGCAATTTCGGATTTAGTTGGAGTATAAATCTCAGTAAGTTCTTTGGTGGTAAATTGGCGTTTGAATCTAGGATAAGCGGTACGTTCAATTGATGTCACACTGATATTGATGGATTGTCCATACTGGTATTGCTTTTATAGATATAAAACAAAATCTTCACTTTTTCTTGGTTCGAGAGTTTTTTCTCAAAGCATGCTCTCTGTTACTACCAATTTCAACAATCGTATTTTTGTAATAAAAGCCGCAATAAGGACAGTAGGAATGCTTGAAAGTTGTCACTGATTTACCACATTTGAGACAGTGGGCAACAAGCTCAAACCCGCACATAAAGCAGTACAATGACCTGATATCGTTCCAAATCGGTTCTGTGGGTGTCCCTGGAGTCCAGCATTGGGGACAAAATTTAATGCTGGTAAATGGTTGCTGTATTTCCTCATCGCTACAAATTCCTTCTAAGTACTCAATTGGTATCGATAAAGCCCTAGCTAGCCCCCGACGGGTTTTGTGATTTAATCTCGTCGTGATCCCCCGTTCTATTTTTCCGTATGTATGCAGGTGAATACCAGCCTGATGAGCTAGCTGATTTTGACTCATCTTTAATTCCACACGCAACCGCTTAATGTAGTCGCCAATCGGTTCCTGTGGCATGGGTGTCTTCAAAGTATCCATCAAGAATCATCATTATTATTCTAAAAAAGATATATTAAATAATGATTGTTTGTCTCGATAGAAATTACATAAATTGGAGAGAAATTGACTGTTACTTTAGCCACTGTTATTACTGAGTTTTTGTCACGCCCGGATTTAGCTAAAAGTACCAGACGTACTTATGAATTGGTGTTGAAACCAATACTTGGAGAATACGGTATTTGGGAGATTGAGATTATCGGTAAGCAGACTTTAATTGAGTATTTAAGAAGTTTGGATGATTGCAGCTATACAACTCATCGCAAGTACCAAGCAATACTACAAAGTTTGTTTAATTTCGCTGTGGAGCAAGGTTATATTAAGTTTAATCCCATTAATGGTTTAAAACAGCGTCAACCAAATCCTGATAGGGGAGAACATAAAACTGATTCTGTAGTAAGATATTTAACACCTGAACAGTTAAATATCCTTTATTATTCTGTTAAATCTGACCTACGTATGAATGCTATAGTGCATCTTCTACATCGCTCAGGTTGCCGTATATCAGAGCTTTTAGCGTTAAATATAGATGATGTTAACCAAGACTTATATAAATTTCAAGTACTTGGTAAAGGTAACAAACGGCGTTGTTGTTATTTTAGTGATGGGGCTGCCGAGGCATTAAGTAAATTTATCTTATATGAGCGCCACAATACCGTAGATGCACTCTTCACAGCACAACAGCCAGTGACTAAAGTTGTTAGTAGAATTAGCTATCGCACTGTGCATGAATATTGGCGAGAGTTAATAAGTATATATCCGGAGCTAGTCGGAGTCAGAATCCACGATTTACGGCATACTTTTGCTACTGAGCGTGTTGGGCTAATGGGTATTGAGGAATTGCGGGCACTGATGGGGCATGAGAATATTCAAACAACTCTACGTTACCAAAAAGTTACGTCTGCTAGGGCGGAAGAAGTTGCACGTCAGGCTTTAAAAAGTTTAACTTAAATTCTTAAGAGTTTATATTTTGACAATGCTTTTTACTATGAAGATTAAAATTATTATGCTGATATTTAGCACGAGTTTTTATACAAAATAATCATGTTTTTGCTGGTAGTTGAAGAGAAGACACTATACTCTGCGTCAAGAGAGTGAGTTTTGGGAAAAACTAACCCATACAGTTTGCATTATTGCAAGTATATTAACAAAACTTTGCATCGTGTCCCATTTTGCACGTATCCCGGTTGTACCCCCCATTGGTAAACCTTTGCTCATCCCAGACTTGGCGCATTTTGCCACATCCGGTAGATTTGTCAATATCTGCTTTGACCACGATACTAAGCCCGAAACTGTTCAAAGAGTAAGAACAGCGATTACTCGCATGGGGCGATTGCTCATAAACTCTGGTTGCCAGCTACGAGTGATTGACCTAC
It encodes the following:
- a CDS encoding SCP2 sterol-binding domain-containing protein; the encoded protein is MAKFDNHPTVRWWREQSTNNPKTSTVALNSDSLRTLCLDAGADDVGFVEIYRPAIADQHAEILTVFPPTKTLISFVCCMNRENVRTPARSIANLEFHANYDHADEVARNLVKAFAQIGVRALNPSVAFPMEMDRYPDKKAWVISHKPVAVEAGLGHIGIHRNVIHPKFGNFIALGTVLIDTEVTEYAHPIDYNPCIECKLCVAACPVGAIGADGSFSFSACYTHNYREFMGGFTDWTETIADSKSASDYRKKVTASESASMWQSLSFKPNYKAAYCIAACPAGEDVIAPFLSDRKAFIKDVVKPLQDKTETIYVVPGSDAENYVAKHFPNKTVKLVSSGIRPQSIQGFLFGLPLLFQRNRSEGLSAIYHFTFTGSESRRATVTIQNKMVRVQEGHLGKADISVTADSKTWLGFLGKEQNLIWALLRCKIRVSGSLKLLQAFGKCFPA
- a CDS encoding IS630 family transposase (programmed frameshift), producing MAKKYIVDLNEDEVSQLQAIIKKGKHKARTITRANILLMATDRERDQAIASIVRAHVATVQRIREKFVIGGLDFALKDEVHPPKPKKLDEKQEAFLIATACSKPPEGRVRWTMQLLADHLVNLGIIDSISDETIRQTLKKNEIKPWLKEQWCIPEVNAEYVFRMEDVLDLYNEPYDPKRPVVCFDERPYQLVEEVRLPLPPEPEQPERYDFEYKRNGTVNLFACFQPLAGWRHIEVTERRTKADFALQMKKLVDIDYQDADIIRLVVDNLNIHTPSALYEVFPPEEARRIIQKLEFHYTPKHASWLNQVEIELSVLSRQCLERRIPNAETLTSEIAAWEKQRNQQKASVYWGFQTKDARRKMQRLYPDLT
- a CDS encoding transposase domain-containing protein, which gives rise to MQLKDFSFIAPTVEAELILRAIETVISPEKIVQSLAQTGSVEERKRKLPSQLTVCLVIAMSLWASDSMGTVLKNLVQGLNRQWTRLGQYWKAPSSSSISEARQRLGCRVMSQLFEKIVRPLGTPQTPGAFLGGLRVMAVDGTVLDVPDSTANARVFGYPGSRKGTSSLPR
- a CDS encoding glutathione S-transferase N-terminal domain-containing protein; the protein is MKLYSVPISPFAARVRLSIYRKGLNIEIVPPPEGGIKSDAYLALNRMALS
- a CDS encoding MarR family winged helix-turn-helix transcriptional regulator; this encodes MTQHFDEVLRPSGLLVTQFTILAAVAIAKSATVNELAKMLVMDRTTLTRNLKPLEREGWLKSEPGQDQRTRIIALTEAGEAVLAKALPLWKQAQSMVETALGQQRWNTLLAHLVEATALLR
- the ybaK gene encoding Cys-tRNA(Pro) deacylase, with translation MKTNAARLLDKLGISYQILSYEVNPDDLAAESTAHKVGLPPEQVFKTLVVRGDTTGIYFAVVPGNAHLDLKALARISGNRKVETVALKEVQPLTGYIRGGVTALASKKDYPVYLDETATLFEQITVSGGMRGMLLLLSPDDYLRAVNGTLGAIVQN
- a CDS encoding Tn3 family transposase, which translates into the protein MTSIERTAYPRFKRQFTTKELTEIYTPTKSEIAFAYNTTKGESNILSLLVILKSFQRLGYFPSIADIPLKIINHIRSHLKFALDIVLGYENNKTMYRHRTAIREYLQVKSFNQTALHLAVSAVNESAQVMDNPADLMNVAIAELIKNRYELPGFNTLNRLVRRVRNVVNQNLFNLVLSRLSNDYQQRLLDLLDNHPVEYRSLYNNLKQLPKRPTRNHLNDLIVHSIWLDSLGDIKPLLADMTAAKIQHFAAEARVLDASEIKEFNLPKRITLILCLIYSASVMTRDNLVEMFLKKMQLIHNHAKRELELIKQRYQSTVEKLLGVFTNVLQVLVDEPPEVQTVDPVERVNQVLIPSGGAEQLLTECEAINAYKGNNYFPLLWQFYKSHRSTFFRLLGALKFSSTTNEQSVVEALNFILENQSRRGQFFNNTIDLDFASPQWQKLLFVEQGNKTKIVRRHLEVCVFSYLMAELRSGDICVKGSENYADHREQLLPWSECLPLIDQYCGDLGFASDAVGNVYELKSLLTDTAFKVDAGYPDNRQLVINDLGEPVLKKSPRHDLSPSAKTLLEAVEQRFGERNLIDILRNVDYWTNFTRHFGPMSGSDPKLERATERYLLTSFTYGCNLGPTQAARHMRGIVTSKEISFVNRRHVSVDKLNAALVDIINRYNVLKLPSIWGDGTTAAADGTKYELYEENLLSEYHIRYGGYGGIAYHHVSDTYVALFSHFISCGTWEAVYIIEGLLKNLSDIQPHTIHADTQGQSTPVFALSHMLGIKLMPRIRNWKDLNFFRPDNDTVYKHIDSLFKDAIDWEKIQTHWQDILQVVLSIQTGKISSAVLLRKLGNYSRKNRLYQAFQELGRVIRTVFLLQYISDMKLRQQITAATNIVESYNGFSKWFFFGGFGVIANNDPIEQEKIVKYNDLVANAVIFHNVVDLTEVLRDFLKAGYLITREDVAALSPYMTSHIKRFGDYLIDMETVPNLLDDDKLLVLA
- a CDS encoding double zinc ribbon domain-containing protein yields the protein MDTLKTPMPQEPIGDYIKRLRVELKMSQNQLAHQAGIHLHTYGKIERGITTRLNHKTRRGLARALSIPIEYLEGICSDEEIQQPFTSIKFCPQCWTPGTPTEPIWNDIRSLYCFMCGFELVAHCLKCGKSVTTFKHSYCPYCGFYYKNTIVEIGSNREHALRKNSRTKKK
- a CDS encoding tyrosine-type recombinase/integrase, translating into MTVTLATVITEFLSRPDLAKSTRRTYELVLKPILGEYGIWEIEIIGKQTLIEYLRSLDDCSYTTHRKYQAILQSLFNFAVEQGYIKFNPINGLKQRQPNPDRGEHKTDSVVRYLTPEQLNILYYSVKSDLRMNAIVHLLHRSGCRISELLALNIDDVNQDLYKFQVLGKGNKRRCCYFSDGAAEALSKFILYERHNTVDALFTAQQPVTKVVSRISYRTVHEYWRELISIYPELVGVRIHDLRHTFATERVGLMGIEELRALMGHENIQTTLRYQKVTSARAEEVARQALKSLT